Genomic segment of Vulpes lagopus strain Blue_001 chromosome 7, ASM1834538v1, whole genome shotgun sequence:
AAGCACTATGATAAACAACCCTGTACTTAAGTCTATgcatgctgggacacctgggtggctcagtgcttgagtgtctgcttttggctcagggtgtgatcccggggtcccgggatcgagtcccacattgggctctttgcatggagtctgcttctccccctgcctatgtctctgcctctctctgtgtctctcatgaataaataaaatcttaaaacaacaaaaaaaagtctaTGCATGCAGAAATGCTGGGTCTTTCTGCATATTTAAAACTTTCAttgggagatgcctgggtggctcagtggttgagcacctgccttcagctcaggtcatgatcctggggtcctgggattgagtcctgtatcggggctccctgtagggagcctgcttctctctctgcttatgtctctgcctctctctgtgtctctcatgaataaataaatatttaaaaatatttacatatatttaaaaaatgaaacttttattaGGCTTCATCAAAATGCCCTCAACTCTTTTAATGAAGACCTCCCCATGCTGGGATGTGACGGAGTCAATAGAGGCACGGGCCAGATAGTAGGATATGGACAGAGTTGTCACTCACCTGAAGGGCTTGTTCTGATTACGGGGAGAGGTGCTTGCCCCATCCGCTCCTGATTCCTTCCCAGACATGTCAGGAATAGGAGAGTCCTCCATAGGGGAAATGATATTTTCCTAGAAGACCACAGGAATGGGATGGAGGGAGTAAGAGTTACAGCATTTCCATCTTCTTGGTCCTCTCTAACCTGCAGTTATAGTCTTCAGTCTTcacagaaatattcttttattgttcccatcctctgggaagccttctcaAACTGATACCAGAAAGCTCTGATCATTGTAGAAATCCCGTTTTTGTACTGATACCAAAAAAAGGGAGCACAGAAGAGCAATGATAACACTCAACAACAGTAAAGAGAAGAGCTAAGCGTTTGCATtgaccaggcactgtgctaagtatgCTGCGGCATGAGCTGCTGGCTGTCCAAAAGCCATTCTCACCTTTCTGTAGTGGGGCTTATGGCTGCCCAGCTACACTAtacttcccagcttcccttgtaGTCAGATGTGGTCATGTGACCAATTCTCTCCAGTGGAAAGTGATCAGAAGAGATAAGAGCCACAGTCAGTCATGGCCCATAAACCTTCCTTCACATTCTTCCTTGCTCTTTTTCTGTGGGTTTGGAGCAGCAATCACACCTAGAATGACCCTTGTGCAGAGTGCATGTTTAGGGTGGCAAAGCCCCCATAGCCAGGGGTCCTTGTGTGATGGTGTGGGGCTGAGATCTTCCCTCACTTCCACTTCAGCCAACTTGGAACACAGCTCAGACTATTccatgagagagaaaaacactACTGTGTTGGAGCCAGGGGGAAATCTAAGGCTTAACGAGGTAAAAGATGTGCCTAAGGccagacaaaaagaaagaaggcataaAGAAAGGGACTCTGCACCTGGGGTTTGAGCCTGGCTTCTACTTATTGGCTGTACAACCTCAGGCAAACAGTTCCCTTTTCTGAGCTTCAATCTTCTGGTATGCAACACGGGGCTAGCCACTGTCCTTGCCTCCAACAAGAGGATGTGTGGAAAGCCCTTGCACGGGGCTCAGCCCTTAACCAGCATACTGGTTAAGGCTGACAAAAGTAACTGTGGTGTAGTGGCTACTTTTAGGTGAGGTTAGAGTCTGGGAGAGGCATGAGAAGGGCTCCAGGATACTGGCAATGCTTTATTTTGTGATCAGGAGACCAGGTATACAAGTGTGCTCACGTGTGAAAATTTATGAGtctatacatttttaagatcTATGTTACCTTTCTAAATGCATGATATACttcaacacaaaataaaacattaaaacagtaAGTAAACATAATCCTTGTTTTGAATTAGGGTGCTCACCTCCACCAGGGCCTGTAGGAGGCGCTGCGTCAGAGCACCAAAGGGGCACCCATCTTCAGGCTGCTCATGCTGGGCCTCAGACTTCTTCAGCAGGGCATCCACATCTGAAGTGGGCAGAGAAACGGTAGACAGGTGGGCTGAGTTCTGCAAACTCAAGTCCTGgtctggggtgggcagggaggtgagGGGCCTACCTTTAGTGTCCAGTTCAGTCAGTGGCCCCATAAGGCCTTTCTTCTTGTCAGCCACGGCTGCTGCTCGGGCCCCATCCTTCTGTTCCTCCAGCAGGTCCTCCTGTGCCCAGCGTTGGGAGTAGTGCTTCCCCAGGGGTGGGATCTGTGGGGAGATGCCACCCAGCCGAAAACGAGTAAGCACTGGCAAGCCATGCCCAGGGTGAGTGGGGGCTCTCACTTGGGCACTGCTAATAGGCTCATCATCCATCCCTTTACTGTCTCCTAAGGACCTACCCCAGGGCTGAGGTCTGTGCCTTGCGTATGTGGGAAGAAATGAAGGAGATAAAAATCTCTATGCTCACAATCTAGCAAGGGAGACAGGTACATAACCAACTAAGACACACATGGGAGACAGTACGTAATAATCTCCAAGATACAGGTGCAGAATCGTATACCTATGTGGACCATCTCAGGTCACAGCTGTTGTCCCTAGAGAGAACCAGGAGCCTTAGTGTCAAGAGAGGAAGTTCTCATTTGTGTTACCTAAATTTACTACTacctatataatttttatttttaataaataaataatttttatttcaaatacattttttaaaaaattcaaagaactcAAGTGCTAGAAGTAGGTCAAGGTGTTGTGGCACACGACAGAGAAACTTTCTGGGGGGAGTCTGCAAAAGTGTTTGGTGGAGATAACAAGGGATCAGTACTTTAAAGGATGAGTTAGTTTGGTAAGGGAAAAAGAGCATGTGTAGAGGCCCAGGGATTAGTAAGGAGCCTTGGTGGGCCTGGGTGAGGGCAAGGTGCTTGGTGGGGTAGTAAATCCAACAGTGACAAGGGGGCATGGCTGAGGAAGCTGCAGGGGGCCGTGGGGCTGAGTCACCAAGGACCAAGGTGTTAAGACTCCACCTTGTGTGTAATGGGAGCCAGGGGATGCGTGGGAGGAGGGCTGGGTCACATCCGATCACAGTAGCTGACCTGTTGGGAGTTCTCCCTGatggttttctgtattttgtacattttctttaatgGAACCTGTTTTATTTACATCacaagaaaattaatatattaaagaaagaaaacagaaagttcCTCTGGAGGCAGAGAAGTATTAAGAGACTATTTGGGTGAAAACTAATGAGGGCTTGAATCAAAGCAGAGGTGATAGAGATGTTGGGACAAAGGACAATGTCACTGAAGTAGATGCTTTAGGATGTATGTGGTGATCATCTGGATGGGGTAGAGGAGGCAATGTAAGAAGAGAGCCGAGAATTAGAGCCTAGGTGTCTGGGTGGGTTAAGCAAAGTAAGGCTGGAGTAGGGGAAGGAAGATGGTACATGACTTTGGGATCTGTGATTCCGAGGCACCTCTGAGCCCTCTCACTCACCCCCGTCTACTGAGGCCCAGGGTTTCTACCTTGTAATGTTCAGCCTCATCTTCTGGGGGTTTCAGTAGTTCCTCTAGTGTGCGTACTTCCTCACTGGTGATATCAGCACAATAGGGCTCTACAGAGGCCCAGAACctgcagggagaagcagatcctgaATGGGTACCTCCTATCCCACCATCCTCAGCCCTAGGCCTCTCCACAGCCTCTACTGTCTGAATCCCAAGGCCCCTCTATGCTCTTTGGCCCAGAACCTGTTGGGGGCATCATTCTTGGGGATCCGTGGCACATCAATTGGGTCATCAGTGAATTCATATTCCTGGATCTTGGGCTGAAGGTTTTTGGATTTGGGACGCCCGGGACCAGGGCCCGGCCCATGTCCCGCCTTCCCTTCCAGTTTCTGCTTCTTCGGCTTTCCATGTTTTGGGGGAGCTCCAAGCTCATGGTCTCGACCCAACTTCAGGAATCGTCGATCACCTTTCTTATCCTGCCAGTCAGTGAGGATCTGAAATTTACGAGAGACTATCactgagaggaagaagggaagtcATAGGACAAGTTTTTCTCCCAATGAAGAATTAGGATTTAGAACTTGACAAGATGCCaaggtcttttttatttatccatccccCTTTCATTTAGTAAACTCCTACTCACCCTTCAAAACTCAGTTCCTTTTCACTGGACTTCATTCATACACTTctcatctttccatttgtctggACTGATTCACCTCTATCACCTAAGCCAGTCAGCCAGTCATAGTGTTTAGGTCAAACTAATGATGATGCCCCAGTGCATATTAGCGCTGGAATATGCTGGTGGTAACTTTTTGGTGAATGCAAACAAGACTCCCAGTAAACCTTCCCTTCAAATGTCACAACTGGGAAGCCTTCTCATCAGTTACTCGGCCTCTTACACGTTAAAATACAACTGAATTTGCCCTGCTCAAAAAGCTTCAGTGCACTCCCACGGACCACAAGATAACTATTCATCCTTTGAGGACCAATTAAAATGGCATCTTGGTCCCCTCTGAGTCTCTGACACTTTGTACCAGTAGAACTGTTGGCCTAAATGTGTTGTTTGATCATACTGGAACGAACAGCATACCTTGTCTTTGTAACTAGACTATAAGCTACTGGAGACCAGGAAATTCATTTTAACTGCCTCTGTTCCCCAGGATCTGGCATAGCATCTGGCACACAGGGCTCAGGGAATGCTTATGTCGTAAACAGAAATATCAGAGTAGTATCGATAATTAGCATTTGAAATACTTAGTGTCAGATGTTGGGTTGAggcttttgcaaaaaaaaaaaaaaaaaaacaaaaacaaacaaacaaacaaaaaacacctctcttttaatcctcacagaaGCTCAGAGGTAGCTCCTATTATTCATCCCAGTTTGCTGATAGGGAACCAATGCTCAGTGACAGGAGgcaactttcccaaagtcacataggTAGGAAAAAGTAATACTAAGCAAGTGCTTaggccaggattcaaatccaggtcttctCAATCCAGTTTCCCTAGTACTTTTAACCATAACACAACATCACCTGGTATCTGTCTGCCCTCCCCCGCCTTTGAGTTAGCAAACTCCCTAAAGGCCAGAAGTGTCCTCATTGCCTCTCTCTAATGACTAGCAGAGGTCCCAGAACATAACGGGGGGTGCGGTGGGGTCAGTAAATGCTTAGTAAATCGGAAATCTTGCAATTTATGAGGATCATGCACGTTCTTATATATTCTATGCATCACATGAGTGCAGTGTGGGTCTCTCCTTACCCCTCTCTCTAAGCTCCTGTATCCCGGGCCTCAGCGGGTAGGTGCTAACTCAGTGATCTAACCCGTAACTTGTCACAGTCCACCCCTGGTGATAACCTCTCTGTAGAGTATCACCTGGGTTTCGGCCTCGAGAACCCGCAGGCGCCGGCTGGCAGAGGAAAGCAGGGTCTCAAGCTCCAGCTGCAGAGTGTCCAGCTCTTCAATGCCGATGCCATCATCCTCAGAGCGGGCTAGCACAGCCGTGTAGCGTGGACAGACCTTCAGGTGGTCCACAGACTTGAAGTCATGGAACTGCAAGGGGCAGTCCTTCAGTTCACTCATGGCCCAGGATACGGGACCCTGTGGAACTGGAGAGGAGAGAGCCATTGATAGGAGATAAACTGGCACGAGAAAAGTCCAAGAGCTCCCTCCATCCAGGGAGAGACTCCAGGAGAAAGCCAGGCTTCGGTACCTAACTACAAGATTGATGGCGCAGCTCCTACTCACAGGACACTCGCTGTACATCAAGCCAGGTACAGACACTTTACTGGCTTCTCACTGAATTCCTCACCCAACCCCATGAGCAGGGACAATGGCGACCTACaccttacagataagaaaactcagAGTCTGTAAGGGTGGGTACCTGCCCACGTTTACCAAGAGGCAATCTGAATCCAGGTAGTTTTGAGTCTTTGCCCTGTCTTTCTGATGCTTTTCTGTCCTAAGTTTGGCTAAGCTTAACTTAGGCTAAGCCTCTAAGCTCCAAACATCCCATTCTTACAATGCTAatgttctctgtgcctcctagcTTCTTCTCTCACCCCCTCCCGTCTTGGTCCCTTTTCTTGGCCGCTGACAGTGGTTAAGAATATGGGCTGGTAAGCCAGGCAGGCACAGCCTTTACCACTCTCTAGTTATGTAGCTCCAAACGTGTTATTTAGCCTTCCTGAGTCTCGGTTTttccatctacaaaatgggggCAAAAGAAATCTGGGTCTGTCTCCCCATACGAAGTctgaatctgtaaaatggggatcacgATAGTACCTACCTCCCCGGGATGCTCTGAGGATTATGAAAGGATGCTTGTCAAGAGCCCagttcagtgcctggcacagaagtgCGCCTGTTTAGTGGCTGGCCCCTCCTGTGGGTCGCCCCAGTGACTTGCCTTCGGGGCCCCCGTCCTCTGGGGACCCCCtagcgcggcccccgccccctctACCTCCTCACTGCAGCCTCCTGCTGCCTCCTACGGCCCCCAGGCcacgggagggggcggggagttCCGGTTGGTGGAGCAACCGCCCCGGAACTGGCCAGGGGCGGGCCCCCCGCAGAGGACGCGGGGGTGGGCGACGCGGGCGGGAGCCCACTGTGGCCTGCGGGGAAGGGTGGGCCGGCCGCGAGCGAGCCTACTGCAGGTGGGGGAGGGCTCGGCCTCAGGCCCACTCTGGGGATCGGCccgaggctgggggcggggcccggcaGCCAAGTTCTCCGCCCGGCAGCTCGTCCCGCGGAGCCCCGGGGGCTGCAGGTAGGAGGGGCCCAGAGCGAGGCTAGGGGCGCAGAACCGGAAGGAACGGAGGGCTCCTCCGCCTCGCCTTGTCCTAATATGGTGCCCAACCTGAGGCCGGGCCGCACCACTGCCCGACTATGGGGAACGACGAGAGGAGGGCCAGAGCCGCAAGCCAGAGCTGCGTGGATAACGGCTTGAGCTCCCGCATCGATTCGAAAGTTCCGCAGTCTAAAGATGTGAAGACGGTCCTAGCGGGGAGACCTGCCAAGGACCGggggcccccaggctcccccctccccgctcgGGCATAGTGGTCCCGTCCGGAAGTCCGGGCGCAGACCGAGGCTGCGCCCCTCGCGGAAGGGCAGGCGTCGCGGGCTGGCCACTTCCGCACTTCCGCTTTCCGGCCCAGCCAGCGCCCGCGATGGTGAGCGAGCCGGGCCCCGCGCCAGGGACCCCCGCTGTTTTGCCTCAAAAGCTGTGGGTCTGGGGGCGATGCGGCTTTGCAGCGGAGAGCCCCGGGGCCGAGGGCCGCTGCGGGGTGTGGGGGCATGATGAGGCTGGGAGAGAGGGCGGGGCGGGAGCCCAAGTGGGGAAGGGGCGAGCGGGGGGCGCCCTGGGAGGACGCAGGCCTTGCAGGTTCGTGGTTGGTCTTTCGGGCCAGGTGGGGAACTGTGAGGCGTCGACAGGACGCCgggaggggggcctgggaggTCGGCGGGAGAGCCTCGAAGGCACTCAGTAGGCTTCCTCGCCCGTAGTAGGGCCGGCGTAGCAAGGGCGCCTCACCCAGGTAGAGCTTTGCTAAATACActgccctgccctctcctgcccgCTTGACCCCACCGTTTTCCAAAGGAAGCGTCTCCACTTCCTTATCCCACTCTCCTGCTTCCCTGCCTTACTTCTGCTCCACGGAAGGATTATGCCGCCACCACCCAGACCTCTTCCTGGTTAGAATTCCACCGTGTTAACCTTAACCATAGTCCGTGAGCTCTGTCCTGGGGATCCCTCCCTTCCTGGAAATCCTCGCAGCTGATACATGTCGGTCTTCCTGGGAGTTGAGGCTTTggttccccaccctcctcctcacaTTTTCCCTAGTGGTGCCTGTCCATTCCCGGCTTCGATGACCTTGTGTATTCTGGTGGTTCATGAGTCTGCCTTCCTAGCTCTCTTGTAGGGTTTGCCTGGATATCTTGAGGACACCTTCAGATCACACCTTCAGATCGAAAATCATTTTCTCTCAACCAGCTTTCCCCATGTTGCTTATCCTGGATTTGTGGCATCTTACCTCAGCTAGCagcctggattttcttttcttttatttcttttctttcttttctttcctttcctttcctttcctttcctttcctttccttctttcctttcctttcttttctttctctaatggAGGCCATacctcttggatttttttttaagtcaactgtATTGAGGTATTACAtgagaatgcatttttttccccaaagggcAGGTGTCATGGGGCTTGCCACCTAAAAGTCACCCTTTTTAAGTTTATCatctgtgagttttgacaaacaaTCCTGTAACCACTACTACAGTCAGATTAACCATCTCAAAAAGCTCCCTTTAGTCCCTCTGTTAATCAGTTGTCTCTCCCCATTCCAGgcaactactgattttttttttttccttctatagttttgccttttctgtattgtcatataaatggaagtcTTCAGTATGTAGATCTTttgatgtggctttttttttaaattaagtttattttttaataatttctgcaCTCATGGGGGGGGGCTTGAaccaacaaccctgagattgagagtcacagACTCATTAGACTGAACCAACCAGTGTGGCTTCTTAATTAAccataatgcatttgagattcatccatgttgcatgTGTCGCTACTCCTTTTTCTTGCTGAATAGGACTTCATCATATGAGTGAGCTACAGTTTATTGAAAGGtgtttttttattccattatccTCTACATTTATGACAGTCCAGCTCTTGTGATACCCTTTGCTTGTCTTCACCACTGTCCCGGGCTCTCCTCACCCTTCCTTGAATAATCCTCTCTGCCTTTTGTCTCACTTCCCTCCAGTCCATTTTCTGCAGAACCACCATGCAACTGGTGAAGCCAGATAACTTCCTCCTCAGAAAGCCCCAACAATTCCTtactactttaaaagaaaagctaaagtCAGCAGCCTGGCATTTGAGATTACCCATGAATCTCTAGGCTACCATTGCAGCATCATCTACTCaatctaaaatgttttctgtatGCAGCAACACTGTGCTCATCACTACTTCTGGAactcctaatatttttttttgcagtattcTAACCTTGCTTATGGTATTCCACATGATACTGTATAGAAAAGGAGTAAGACTTTGCATATGTTAGATACTGAGCTAGGTGCAGGGTATGTTGATTTGAATAAAGAGACATGGTCTGTTAAGCATGAATCTTGCAGTCTAGTGAAAAAGAAATCACTGTACTGAAATACGAAGGATGTATTGTAAATTGTAATAAATGCTATGAAGGAGGAAGTCAagaaaggcctctctgaggaaggAAGGGGCCTTCCCTGAATACACCAAGGTCTAAGGGATGACTTaagtcaagaaaggaaagaaaggcctGTATAGATGAATCAGCATGTGGAAAGCCTTCAGATGAGAAAGAATGTAGATAATACAAGGAACTGAAGATAAGCCAGTGTAGGTAGGAGCTGGTCTGTCTACTGGGAATATCCTTAGTCtactttttcttattgtaaaatcCTCCTaatcttattttcatctttatttccaaACCAATTTCTTCTGGAAATGTAATTTGTAAGTTTGATTATGTCCCGTTTCATTATCCTTTATATCATATGGTTTTTTTGTTCTCTACCCAGTTGAGCTATTTGGGGGTAGAGATGATCTTTAAAATCTTGACATTTAAATCAGTCCCTTGACATTTAAGTCAGCACACAGACTTATACATTATTGGCTCAAATACAGATTGAGGATAGTCATTCACCTGTATGCCTCTAGACCagaatttctcaacctcagcattaTTTGGGGTTgaataattcctttatttttattaatttattgttttaggctttattatagagagagagcaggggagggggcagagagagggggagaaattCTCAAagggactctgcactgagcttgcagcctgatgtggggctagatcccacaacTCCGAGATCGTGactcaagctgaaatcaagagtcagacatttgagccacccaggcacccctgaataaTTCTTctttgtgcattgtaggatgtttagcaataTACCGGGCCTTGACTTGATGCCAGTAGCTCTCCCGCCATATGCCAAATCCCGTCAGTGAAAAATGTCCCTACATTGCTGCATGTCTGCTGGCAAGAAAAATGGTCCCCTGTTGAGAGCCACTCTTGACTTAGAATCAAAGGCACCTTGAAGGCCCAGTCCATTTGGTTCACTGTGGTGTCTGAGAGCCAGGTACTCTCAGTACTGCCTGGTTCCCATGTAGCTGGAGGAGAGTTTGCTAAAACAGATTCTGTTTCAGTTGTGGGTTTGCTAAAGTAGATTGTGATTCTCCCTTGGGTTTTTTTCCTACAGACTGCCACTCTCCGCCCCTACCTGAGTGCCGTGCGGGCCACACTGCaggctgccctctgcctggagaATTTCTCCTCCCAGGTCGTGGAACGACACAACAAGCCAGAAGTGGAAGTCAGGTAGGGAAGAAAAAGGTCAAGGTGGGGGTGATGAGCTCAGTCCCAGAGATGGGAGTTATCTGGAGTTTGCCATGAATTTCCATTCCAGAGTGGTCAAGCCAACTATAGTTCACATATTTTGTCTTGTTGCCAGATGAGCAGTGGTTCCCAATTTGCAGTTCAGAAAATAGGGTCAGTGGGTTGGCAGGACAAAACCCAGGGGAGAAGCTCCTCTGGAGCCAAGATTGCTTGACACAAGATCTGGCTTCTCAGAGTAGGACTGTTCAGTAAGAATCTCCTGTGTCATTATTGAACCCAATTTAAGGAGAGAGTGGAGAATTTTGTTTGATGCCGTCTCCATCCTCTTGGAATTTAAAGATCAGGGAATATTTTTTCTCCGACCAACCCGGACTGTCTTATCCCTTACTCTAAATACTTCATATTTCGGGTTATTTTCTCTTACCTAGCTTATGTTTTGTTAAAT
This window contains:
- the TADA3 gene encoding transcriptional adapter 3, with product MSELKDCPLQFHDFKSVDHLKVCPRYTAVLARSEDDGIGIEELDTLQLELETLLSSASRRLRVLEAETQILTDWQDKKGDRRFLKLGRDHELGAPPKHGKPKKQKLEGKAGHGPGPGPGRPKSKNLQPKIQEYEFTDDPIDVPRIPKNDAPNRFWASVEPYCADITSEEVRTLEELLKPPEDEAEHYKIPPLGKHYSQRWAQEDLLEEQKDGARAAAVADKKKGLMGPLTELDTKDVDALLKKSEAQHEQPEDGCPFGALTQRLLQALVEENIISPMEDSPIPDMSGKESGADGASTSPRNQNKPFSVPHTKSLESRIKEELIAQGLLESEDRPAEDSEDEVLAELRKRQAELKALSAHNRTKKHDLLRLAKEEVSRQELRQRVRMADNEVMDAFRKIMAARQKKRTPTKKEKDQAWKTLKERESILKLLDG